A genomic window from Bradyrhizobium lupini includes:
- a CDS encoding DUF3616 domain-containing protein, which yields MPHNDTLSFHRSLTAAFVCIVLAATASAGRGEPLPPKISPEATAWKPASIFEKEDKDDNFEDQPRMNLSGAACVPTTPKFTSCLIANDEKKYAQFFSIEGNVLVPRKLIRLSDEDKDPDAEGVAYEKGFFYVTGSHGRSRKKDKENLSSYVVFRIAVDPQTGIPKTEPNAKKVDGVEASPRMREVIENDKYVKAKFNKPLAEGGVNIEGIAVRNGRMYFGLRGPSLDKQAYVLSVDAGALFTKADDLKPDSIPLELGENTGIRDLAAVNDGILILAGPTRNEKVSYTIWLWDGSSKTAKPLATLDLSTVTADAKAEILLPLEEDSASIRALVMFDSVENGGAVSFSIKR from the coding sequence ATGCCGCACAACGACACGCTTTCATTTCATCGATCACTGACCGCCGCCTTCGTTTGCATTGTGCTGGCAGCTACGGCGTCGGCCGGCCGCGGCGAACCGTTGCCGCCGAAGATTTCGCCGGAGGCGACTGCCTGGAAGCCTGCCTCGATCTTTGAGAAGGAAGACAAGGACGACAACTTCGAGGATCAGCCGCGCATGAATCTGAGCGGCGCGGCGTGCGTGCCGACGACACCAAAATTCACGTCGTGCCTGATTGCCAATGATGAGAAGAAATACGCGCAGTTCTTCTCGATCGAAGGAAACGTCCTCGTTCCACGGAAGCTCATCCGGCTTTCCGATGAAGACAAGGATCCCGATGCCGAAGGCGTCGCCTACGAAAAGGGTTTCTTCTATGTGACCGGCTCGCACGGCCGCAGCCGCAAGAAAGACAAGGAGAACCTGTCGAGCTACGTCGTGTTTCGGATCGCCGTGGATCCGCAAACCGGTATTCCCAAGACCGAACCCAACGCTAAGAAGGTCGATGGCGTGGAGGCGAGCCCGCGGATGCGCGAGGTTATTGAAAACGACAAATATGTAAAAGCGAAATTCAACAAGCCTCTTGCGGAGGGCGGCGTTAATATCGAAGGGATCGCGGTCAGGAACGGACGCATGTACTTCGGGCTGCGAGGACCGTCGCTCGACAAGCAAGCCTATGTGCTCAGCGTCGATGCGGGAGCACTGTTCACAAAGGCCGACGACCTCAAGCCGGACTCGATCCCGTTAGAACTCGGGGAAAATACCGGGATCCGGGACCTTGCCGCGGTGAACGACGGCATCTTGATTCTCGCAGGCCCGACGCGGAATGAAAAGGTTTCCTATACAATTTGGTTGTGGGACGGCAGCAGCAAGACGGCAAAGCCGTTGGCAACGCTCGACCTCAGCACCGTCACAGCGGACGCCAAAGCGGAGATTCTACTTCCCCTCGAGGAAGACTCAGCCAGCATTCGCGCCCTCGTCATGTTCGACAGCGTGGAAAATGGCGGCGCTGTATCGTTCAGCATAAAGCGCTGA
- a CDS encoding SET domain-containing protein translates to MPATSSNKPYRVGRSKTGLGLFATKPIKKGTRIIRYYGPILDSRIPEHDDIENKYLFELNGRWTIDGSVRKNLARYINHSCRPNAESDVRPRERKVFIRAIKNIEPGDEINYDYGTDYFKAYLKPIGCKCESCEKKRKKLRAEARAERAKVKARAERKAEKASVKSAKKKKLNGHAVGKAKGRARA, encoded by the coding sequence ATGCCAGCCACCTCGTCCAACAAACCTTATCGCGTCGGCCGCTCGAAAACCGGGCTCGGCCTCTTCGCCACCAAGCCGATCAAGAAGGGCACCCGGATCATCCGTTATTACGGACCGATCCTGGACTCCCGGATTCCCGAGCACGACGACATCGAGAACAAATACCTGTTCGAGCTCAACGGTCGCTGGACCATTGACGGCTCCGTGCGCAAGAACCTCGCGCGCTACATCAACCATTCGTGCAGGCCCAACGCCGAATCCGACGTGCGGCCGCGCGAGCGCAAGGTTTTCATCCGCGCCATCAAGAACATCGAGCCGGGCGACGAGATCAATTACGACTACGGCACCGATTATTTCAAAGCCTACCTGAAGCCGATCGGCTGCAAGTGCGAATCTTGCGAGAAGAAGCGCAAGAAGCTGCGCGCCGAGGCGCGGGCCGAACGCGCCAAGGTGAAGGCGCGCGCGGAGCGCAAAGCCGAGAAGGCGAGCGTGAAGTCCGCCAAAAAGAAGAAGCTTAATGGTCATGCCGTCGGCAAGGCGAAGGGCCGCGCGCGGGCCTAG
- a CDS encoding SH3 domain-containing protein → MRALGLIAATILCVATQAASADDAEPAWRASALAMLPAGYVAGTAYRTEGPTGYLAVYPISSNDPKSPASVFATRQALVVALTPDATRAISAELKPRSGPDSDNDDTDFAKLHADLAARRSTLPDGTEPCDFGAWSVDKDPDGLNVRAEPSIKARVLGTLPPPYRLKLGGSENTPDGGWLTEFRIIGFKNGWFLIEGAKPPGKDYEDDKKYPRSAPKPYAGRGWVASNKVGASYANGATRMGGLFQAPFVDAKWTPAQRELGGAIDTDGGPKHIFACSGLWGLVESQDGVRGWWRGLCSNQVTNCS, encoded by the coding sequence GTGCGCGCGCTCGGTCTCATCGCGGCGACGATCCTGTGTGTCGCGACACAAGCGGCTAGCGCGGACGACGCCGAACCGGCGTGGCGGGCAAGCGCGCTCGCCATGCTACCGGCCGGCTATGTCGCCGGCACGGCCTATCGAACCGAAGGGCCGACGGGCTACCTCGCCGTCTATCCGATCTCGTCGAACGATCCGAAGTCACCTGCAAGCGTGTTCGCCACGCGCCAGGCTCTCGTGGTCGCGCTGACGCCGGATGCGACGCGCGCAATCTCGGCCGAATTGAAGCCGCGTAGCGGGCCCGATTCTGACAACGACGACACCGACTTCGCAAAGCTGCATGCCGATCTCGCCGCCAGGCGCTCAACGCTTCCCGACGGTACCGAGCCCTGCGATTTCGGCGCATGGTCCGTCGACAAGGATCCTGATGGCCTCAACGTGCGTGCCGAACCATCGATCAAGGCGCGTGTGCTCGGCACGCTTCCGCCGCCTTACCGGCTCAAGCTCGGCGGCAGCGAGAATACGCCGGATGGCGGCTGGCTTACCGAATTCCGCATCATCGGCTTCAAGAACGGCTGGTTTCTGATCGAAGGCGCCAAGCCGCCGGGCAAGGACTACGAGGACGACAAGAAATATCCGCGCAGCGCGCCAAAGCCCTATGCCGGACGCGGCTGGGTCGCCTCCAACAAGGTCGGCGCGTCCTACGCCAATGGCGCGACACGCATGGGCGGCCTGTTCCAAGCACCCTTCGTCGATGCGAAATGGACGCCCGCCCAGCGCGAGCTCGGCGGCGCGATCGACACCGACGGCGGACCGAAGCACATCTTTGCCTGCAGCGGCCTCTGGGGCTTGGTCGAGAGCCAGGACGGCGTCCGCGGCTGGTGGCGCGGGCTGTGCTCCAACCAGGTCACGAATTGTAGCTGA
- a CDS encoding fumarate hydratase — protein sequence MNAPTAFPDPAKPVPPYKHTPLFPLGKDETPYKKVSSEGVRVEKVLGKDMLVVSRDALRALSEAAFGDINHYLRPGHLKQLRAILEDGEASPNDKFVALDFLKNANIAAGGVLPMCQDTGTAIIMGKKGCNVITDGGDEAALSEGARDAYLRRNLRYSQVAPLSMYEEKNTANNMPAQCEIYAEGDDAYKFMFMAKGGGSANKSFLFQATPSVLTKDRLLAFLKEKVLTLGTAACPPYHLAIVIGGTSAELCMKTVKLASARYLDALPTHGSPDGNAFRDLEMEQEILKMTQSLGVGAQFGGKYFCHDVRVIRMPRHGASLPIGLGVSCSADRQVLGKITREGVYLEELEHNPAQYLPEVEQSLGGEVVKIDLNQPMKDILATFSKYPTKTRVSMTGTMIVARDSAHAKLRERLDKGEPLPDYFKNHPVYYAGPAKTPEGYASGAFGPTTAGRMDSFVDQFQAAGGSMVMVAKGNRAPAVREACKKYGGFYLGSIGGAAANLAEHCIKKVEVLEYPELGMEAIWRIEVVDFPAFIIIDDKGNDFFKELNLG from the coding sequence ATGAACGCTCCTACCGCCTTTCCCGATCCCGCAAAGCCCGTTCCGCCCTACAAGCACACGCCGCTGTTTCCGCTGGGCAAGGACGAGACGCCCTACAAGAAGGTCTCGTCCGAGGGCGTCAGGGTCGAGAAGGTTTTGGGGAAGGACATGCTGGTGGTGTCCCGCGACGCGCTGCGGGCCCTGTCGGAAGCGGCCTTTGGCGACATCAACCACTATCTGCGACCGGGTCATCTGAAGCAGCTCCGCGCGATCCTGGAGGATGGCGAGGCGAGCCCGAACGACAAGTTCGTCGCGCTGGACTTCCTCAAGAACGCCAACATCGCTGCAGGCGGCGTGCTGCCGATGTGCCAGGACACCGGCACCGCGATCATCATGGGCAAGAAGGGTTGCAACGTCATCACCGATGGTGGCGACGAGGCGGCACTGTCGGAAGGCGCGCGCGATGCTTACCTGCGCCGCAATCTGCGCTACTCGCAGGTCGCGCCGCTGTCGATGTACGAGGAGAAGAACACCGCCAACAACATGCCGGCGCAGTGCGAGATCTACGCCGAAGGCGATGACGCCTACAAGTTTATGTTCATGGCGAAGGGCGGTGGCTCCGCCAACAAGAGCTTCCTGTTCCAGGCGACGCCCTCGGTGCTGACCAAGGACCGGCTGCTCGCCTTCCTGAAGGAGAAGGTGTTGACGCTGGGCACCGCGGCGTGCCCGCCCTATCACCTCGCGATCGTCATCGGCGGCACCTCGGCCGAGCTCTGCATGAAGACGGTGAAGCTGGCGTCGGCTCGCTATCTCGACGCGCTGCCGACCCACGGCTCGCCCGACGGCAACGCGTTTCGCGATCTCGAGATGGAGCAGGAAATTCTGAAGATGACGCAGTCGCTCGGCGTCGGCGCGCAGTTCGGTGGAAAATATTTCTGCCACGACGTCCGCGTGATCCGCATGCCGCGTCATGGCGCCTCGCTCCCGATCGGGCTCGGCGTGTCCTGCTCGGCCGATCGCCAGGTGCTCGGCAAGATCACCAGGGAGGGCGTCTATCTCGAAGAGCTCGAGCACAACCCGGCGCAGTATCTGCCCGAGGTCGAGCAGTCGCTCGGCGGCGAGGTCGTCAAGATCGACCTCAACCAGCCGATGAAGGATATCCTTGCCACGTTCTCGAAGTACCCGACCAAGACGCGGGTATCGATGACCGGCACCATGATCGTCGCGCGCGATTCCGCGCATGCCAAGCTGCGCGAGCGGCTCGACAAGGGCGAGCCGCTGCCGGACTATTTCAAGAACCATCCGGTCTATTACGCGGGCCCGGCCAAGACGCCCGAGGGCTATGCCTCCGGTGCGTTCGGCCCGACCACTGCGGGCCGTATGGATTCCTTTGTCGATCAGTTCCAGGCCGCCGGCGGCTCGATGGTGATGGTCGCCAAGGGCAACCGCGCGCCAGCCGTGCGTGAGGCCTGCAAGAAATATGGCGGCTTCTATCTCGGCTCCATCGGCGGCGCCGCGGCGAATCTTGCCGAGCACTGCATCAAGAAAGTCGAGGTGCTCGAATATCCCGAGCTCGGCATGGAAGCGATTTGGCGCATCGAGGTCGTCGACTTCCCGGCGTTCATCATCATCGACGACAAGGGCAATGACTTCTTCAAAGAGTTGAATCTCGGCTAG
- a CDS encoding isoprenylcysteine carboxylmethyltransferase family protein — protein sequence MIARLLLQSTITTAAMGALLFASAGTLHWPSAWVFLATSALLGPLCGWWLYRVDPALLAERLRPVLQKDQPAADKVFMTVFVVAMLVWLAAMGLDRRTRSSDMPMALQVLGLALFLLSTLFILWVFRENSFAAPVVKLQAERAQHVISTGPYAHVRHPMYSGMILFFAGVPLLLGSWWGLLMVPLFLVLFAGRIRIEERTLREGLPGYADYVTHVRYRLLPGVW from the coding sequence ATGATCGCAAGACTCCTGTTGCAGAGCACGATCACCACCGCCGCCATGGGCGCGCTGCTGTTCGCGTCCGCCGGCACCCTGCATTGGCCGTCGGCCTGGGTGTTCCTCGCGACCTCCGCCCTGCTCGGCCCGCTTTGCGGCTGGTGGCTTTACCGGGTCGACCCCGCACTGCTCGCCGAACGTCTGCGGCCGGTCCTGCAAAAGGACCAGCCCGCTGCCGACAAGGTGTTCATGACCGTCTTCGTCGTCGCGATGCTGGTCTGGCTGGCGGCGATGGGGCTCGACCGGCGTACGCGGTCCTCCGACATGCCGATGGCGCTGCAGGTGCTCGGCCTCGCCCTGTTCCTGCTCTCGACGCTGTTCATCCTCTGGGTTTTCCGCGAGAACTCGTTCGCGGCGCCCGTGGTGAAGCTGCAAGCCGAGCGCGCGCAGCACGTGATCTCGACGGGGCCTTATGCCCATGTGCGCCATCCCATGTACAGCGGCATGATCCTGTTCTTCGCCGGCGTGCCGCTGCTTCTGGGCTCATGGTGGGGACTTCTGATGGTGCCGCTATTCCTCGTCTTGTTTGCGGGCCGCATTCGCATCGAGGAGCGCACGCTGCGTGAGGGCCTGCCGGGCTATGCCGACTATGTGACGCACGTGCGCTATCGCCTGCTGCCTGGCGTGTGGTGA
- a CDS encoding inner membrane-spanning protein YciB, with the protein MKDVFARLASDLFSAIVFLVIYIITDNVVLATSVAIAGAIAQVIYARVKGQQLNYMTYASVALVVVLGTVTLLTNDPRFMLAKPSIAHFAIGAIMLKRGWMLRYMPPIVVETVPEYVTAAGYAWAALMFVIGAGMIAVASTGDLKLWAFYITVVAGGAKILAFAVQYVVLRLIVTSRRRAAARA; encoded by the coding sequence ATGAAGGACGTATTCGCCCGCCTCGCCTCCGACCTCTTCTCTGCCATCGTCTTCCTGGTCATCTATATCATCACCGACAACGTCGTCCTGGCAACGTCGGTGGCGATTGCCGGAGCGATCGCGCAGGTGATCTACGCGCGCGTCAAGGGGCAGCAGCTCAATTACATGACCTATGCGAGCGTCGCGCTCGTCGTCGTGCTCGGCACGGTCACGCTGCTGACCAACGATCCCCGCTTCATGCTCGCAAAGCCCTCGATCGCGCATTTCGCGATCGGCGCCATCATGCTCAAGCGGGGCTGGATGCTGCGCTACATGCCGCCGATCGTCGTCGAGACCGTTCCGGAATATGTGACGGCTGCAGGTTATGCCTGGGCCGCGCTGATGTTCGTAATCGGCGCCGGCATGATCGCCGTCGCCTCCACAGGCGATCTGAAGCTGTGGGCGTTCTACATCACGGTGGTCGCGGGCGGCGCCAAGATCCTCGCCTTCGCCGTGCAATACGTCGTGCTTCGCCTCATCGTCACCAGCCGACGACGCGCCGCCGCCCGCGCCTAA
- a CDS encoding carotenoid oxygenase family protein has translation MQQDAERRHNLGPIPFEADAPFLKIIGELPRELNGTLYRNGPNPQFDSPGAHWFVGDGMLHAFHLENGRASHRNRWVRTPKWLAEHDAGRALFGGFGRKLPDAPQDLTDGGVANTNIIFHAGKLLALEEAHLPTEIDPGTLATRGYHNYQGRVAGSFTAHPKIDPVTGELVFFGYNAAGPLTPALSYGSIDASGKATRFERFEAPYASMVHDFIVTENHVLFPILPVTGSMERAISGRPPYAWEPDKGAYVGVIKRKGSAKDIVWFRAEACYVFHVMNAWEDGDRIIADVMQFEEAPLFTHPDGTPTNPEKSFARHCRWTFDLAGKTDRFQQTYLDDLTGEFPRIDDRRAGLKSRHGWYACANPKLPMFGALSGVVHVDGNGTRLGHYLLPAGDTISEPVFVERSKDAAEGDGWLLAVVWRARENRSDLAVFNAKDVEAGPVALVQLGHRVPDGFHGNWVGAR, from the coding sequence GTGCAGCAGGACGCCGAACGCCGCCACAACCTCGGTCCGATTCCGTTCGAGGCCGACGCGCCCTTCCTGAAAATCATCGGTGAATTGCCGCGCGAACTGAACGGCACGCTCTATCGCAACGGCCCCAATCCGCAGTTCGACTCGCCCGGCGCGCACTGGTTCGTCGGCGACGGCATGCTGCACGCCTTTCACCTCGAGAACGGCCGCGCCAGCCATCGCAATCGCTGGGTCCGTACGCCGAAATGGCTGGCCGAGCACGATGCCGGCCGCGCGTTGTTCGGGGGCTTCGGCCGCAAGCTGCCGGATGCGCCGCAAGACCTCACCGACGGCGGCGTCGCCAACACCAACATCATCTTCCATGCCGGCAAGCTGCTTGCGCTGGAAGAAGCCCATCTGCCGACTGAGATCGATCCGGGCACGCTCGCAACCCGCGGCTATCACAATTATCAGGGCCGTGTCGCCGGCAGCTTCACCGCGCACCCGAAGATCGATCCCGTCACCGGCGAGCTGGTGTTCTTCGGCTACAACGCCGCGGGTCCGCTGACGCCTGCCCTCTCCTACGGCTCGATCGACGCGTCCGGCAAGGCGACGCGCTTCGAACGTTTCGAGGCGCCCTATGCAAGCATGGTGCACGACTTCATCGTCACCGAGAACCACGTGCTGTTTCCGATCCTGCCCGTCACCGGCAGCATGGAGCGCGCGATCAGCGGGCGGCCGCCCTATGCCTGGGAGCCGGACAAGGGCGCCTATGTCGGCGTGATCAAGCGCAAGGGCAGCGCGAAGGACATCGTCTGGTTTCGTGCTGAAGCCTGCTACGTCTTCCACGTCATGAATGCTTGGGAGGACGGTGACCGCATCATCGCGGACGTCATGCAGTTCGAGGAAGCACCACTATTTACGCATCCCGACGGCACGCCCACCAATCCCGAGAAATCCTTCGCTCGCCACTGCCGCTGGACCTTCGATCTTGCCGGGAAGACCGACCGCTTCCAGCAGACCTATCTCGACGATCTTACCGGCGAATTCCCGCGCATCGACGACCGCCGCGCCGGATTGAAGAGCCGTCACGGCTGGTACGCCTGCGCCAATCCGAAGCTGCCGATGTTCGGCGCGCTGTCCGGCGTCGTCCATGTCGATGGCAATGGAACGCGCCTCGGCCATTATCTGCTGCCGGCCGGCGACACCATCTCCGAGCCGGTCTTCGTCGAGCGGTCGAAAGATGCGGCGGAAGGCGACGGCTGGCTGCTGGCGGTGGTCTGGCGCGCGCGGGAAAACCGCAGCGACCTCGCCGTGTTCAATGCCAAGGATGTCGAGGCCGGCCCCGTCGCGCTGGTGCAGCTCGGCCATCGCGTGCCCGACGGTTTTCACGGCAATTGGGTCGGCGCGCGGTAG
- a CDS encoding TetR/AcrR family transcriptional regulator, whose amino-acid sequence MGKSEIRTETARGGRISKKASAPARSARRPASVKSEAPYHHGALREALLQAAERVLERDGLAGLTLRAVAREAGVSHAAPTHHFGDLTGLLSELAAVGFRQFNAAMASSSDTATTPLEHALARPKAYVAYAQAHPGMYGIMFRTERLDYSRPSLHEAAEASFAGLANAVGMMRQEQIRGDALTLNQGAAIARAWSMVHGFTMLLLDGRLEDILGRLPEGTTPERLLEAMLMSPVTGKPPGP is encoded by the coding sequence ATGGGCAAGAGTGAGATCAGGACAGAAACCGCGCGCGGTGGGCGCATTTCGAAGAAGGCGAGCGCGCCGGCGCGTTCCGCGCGACGACCGGCGAGCGTCAAGTCCGAGGCGCCCTATCACCACGGCGCGCTGCGCGAGGCGCTGCTCCAGGCCGCCGAACGGGTGCTGGAGCGTGACGGGCTCGCCGGCCTGACATTGCGCGCGGTGGCGCGCGAGGCGGGCGTCTCGCATGCCGCGCCCACCCATCATTTCGGTGACCTCACCGGGCTTCTCAGCGAGCTCGCGGCGGTCGGCTTCCGCCAGTTCAATGCGGCGATGGCGTCGTCCTCTGACACCGCCACCACCCCGCTTGAGCACGCGCTGGCGCGGCCGAAAGCCTATGTTGCCTATGCCCAGGCTCATCCCGGCATGTACGGCATCATGTTCCGCACCGAGCGCCTCGACTATTCCAGGCCGTCGCTGCACGAGGCCGCCGAGGCGTCCTTTGCGGGACTCGCCAATGCCGTCGGCATGATGCGGCAGGAGCAGATCCGCGGCGACGCGCTGACGCTCAATCAGGGCGCTGCGATCGCGCGCGCCTGGTCGATGGTGCACGGTTTTACGATGCTGCTGCTCGATGGACGGCTGGAGGATATTCTGGGGCGTCTGCCCGAGGGCACGACTCCCGAACGCCTGCTCGAGGCCATGCTGATGTCGCCCGTGACGGGGAAGCCGCCGGGCCCCTGA